The window tttgtttttttcgatcATTAGTTTAATTTAGATAAGTATTCTTTCTTCTACAACCGTCTTCGGTAAAGAAGACATATCAAAATTGAATAAGTATAATCTTTTAGGATACAAAGGTTAAATGTATACTTACAAATGACATATGGAGGTTGAACAATCTACATATATCCTGGAAGATTACAAGAGTTTATGCAACTATTGTTTTAGAGAAGATACTTTCCAGTTTTTACATTTTGCGTCCAATATTTTTCTCTCGTTAAgtcaatttatttattaaggggggtgtattgaatttgatattttagaagatttgctgggattttaatattttagaattttgggagatttgagtgtaattttaggagattttgatattttggcaGATTTTTTGAGATTTAGGTTTTGAGATGTGGTGAgatttgattataaattttaggtgattttagaattaaaaaaagaaagaaacaaataataaaaaaaaaaacagcttgaTTCAACGTCATGTGAAGAATCACATTTCATTCGATCACACTTAAGAAGAAAATAGACATTGTAGTTAAAAGGAGCCAAAGCATTTCTCAATAAAAAGTAttggataaaaaataataaaccaatagaaaatatgaaaacaatcTAATATAAAGCACAATAGTATTGTATCATGATTCCATATTCATAGCATCTGTCCACATGTTTTCCGCTATAGTTGCTCTCCAGTTATTAGCAAGCACTCTTTGTTGGTCTTGAGTACCATGAAGCTGTTCTTCTTCATTATTCTCATCATCAACTCTTTCATCAGCGTCAGTTCCTTCTGCATTTCTAACATCTTCAAACAAGTCTGAACGACATTCTTGACGAAGATAATTATGTAAAACAACACAAGCAAGTACTAACTCTACTTGCGTCTTATATGGAAAGGGTGGTGCATATTTGAAAATGAGAAATCTTGACTTGAAGATGTCAAAAATCCTCTCTACTACGTTTCGTAAGCTAGAGTGACGATGGTTAAACAACTCATTTGCAGTTACAGGATCTTTTCCTTGTCCCCTAAAGTCTTGGAGATGATAGCGAGTACTTCGGAATGGAGCTAAAAATTGACGACGATTGGCGAATCCACAAtcaactaaataatattttcctacaatttaaaagttatacaaatataagtgagataacataaaaattaataacaaagaATATTAGTTTTATCATAATGTAATGACGTACCTTCTAGAActattaatttgttggtgttCCTAGTTAAAGCATCGTGTAGTACCTTTGCATCGTGAGCTGAACCTTCCCAACCGCTAAGAACGTATgtaaattctaaatcaaaattacatgCAGCTAACACATTTTGCGATAATTGTCCTTTCCGATTACGGTAGCTAGACGAGTCTTGTCCTGTTATCATTGCGGGGATATGAGTTCCATCAATAGCCCCCACACAATCCTAAGGAAAATAGAAACACAAAATTAGCTAGTCATATAGCTTTTTGAAATACTAGAAAACAAGCAGAAGAAAACAATCTCATACCTTAAAATAAGGATAAAATCGTGTgctatcttttatttttgtaggcACTGCAAGCCCAGGTTTAGCCATATACTTTGGAGCAAGTGCTTTTAACACCTTCAGAATTGTGTTAAAGCTCTTACTTATTGAAAATCTTGATCTCTGAAATCTAGTTTCAGCTGAAACATATCTTGAATTTTGACCAACGATGAACAAAAATGTGGCAAGCATTTCTTCAACTGAAACATATCTTGTGTCTTTCAAACCCATCTCCAATCTCAAAATAGAGCATAGATTCAAAAATGCTTCTGG is drawn from Camelina sativa cultivar DH55 chromosome 1, Cs, whole genome shotgun sequence and contains these coding sequences:
- the LOC104710575 gene encoding uncharacterized protein LOC104710575, with amino-acid sequence MAKPGLAVPTKIKDSTRFYPYFKDCVGAIDGTHIPAMITGQDSSSYRNRKGQLSQNVLAACNFDLEFTYVLSGWEGSAHDAKVLHDALTRNTNKLIVLEEGTDADERVDDENNEEEQLHGTQDQQRVLANNWRATIAENMWTDAMNMES